ACAGCCCAGGTATTAGTTTCTTGTTAAATGATCTTATTTCTACTGCTATAGTTTTGTGTGGTTTCCCCATGTCTGATTCGTTCGAATTGCACCAAAAACCAAGTGAATTCgccttcaaatctttttttttttttttttttgaagttccAACATGTCTACAAATTGTCCCCCCTTAAATACATCACAAAGCCCTTAAATCCTGAAATCTTATGAGATTCTGTGCTTTATAAAGACCCTAAACGTTTCTATGTCCTTCACAATTGGCCAGTAAATCACAAaaatttctcaatcttgttcaataTATATGCGAactttacatataatatatataatatggtactACTCCTTtgcatatattaattagaagTAGAAGTTCCACCGTTCATATAGACAAGTACAGGGGCTCACATGTAAAGCCAACTTCTTGTACGATTCCTAGCTATTAGCTGAAAACGATATTGAGTGATTTTCTTGCTTTTAAGTGAATTCCGTGTGCTGAAGTCAAGTTGAAGTTTTGCTAGAGCTACTAAAAAGCcctgaaattaatttataaccTATAAGAAAgcatatatgaaattatgaaatgaAGTGCATGGTGCGCTAAACtgtccctcatttgcatgatgaTAGGTCTAACGTAGTAAAAGACGATATCTTCTGCATTTTCAATGGGATTCTAATGAATACTCCTGAACTTAGACGACACTATGGCCTTTCAAGACAAGCTACAGAAGCCATGATTGTAGTTGAAGCCTATAAGGTTCTGAGAGATCGAGCACCCTATCCACCTGATCAAATCATTAAAGATCTCGAAGGAAAATTCGCGTTCATTATCTTTGATGCTACATCTGGAAGACTTTTTTTAGCCAGGGTGAGCTTAAGCTAGCCTGCTTTTATACGTTGGTTTCTGGAATTCACTTGCTCCAttgattttggaaatttttttctcatacaaaatcaaactttgtgataaaaaaaatgctagctcgtgaaaggaaaaatatttctaccattttttttttccttccgaACAATTATTGCTACCATTGTTAGGACCGTGAAGGACGCGTAGAACTTGAATGGGGAATGGGCAGTGATGGGTCCTTGGTTTGCTCTAATGATCCCAACCTTATAAGAGAAGCCTGTGGAAAATCTTGTGCACCTTTTCCTCCTGGTTAGTTCAGCTCACTTTTCCCCCCTTCTCCATCTTGGCTGCACAACGAGCGAGCTTTATATGCTGAAAAATAGGCTTTCGTAATGTTATGACATGCAGGATGCATTTTCATGAATGGAAGTGGGCTTTTGAGCTTTGATCATCCACTTCACAGGGTTAGAGCAATTGTTCGTGAAGACGACAATGGACACATCTGTGGAGTTATCTTTCAGGTGGACCTTTACACACGGCTTCCTAGCATTCCACGCACAGGAAGTGCAGCGAATTGGGCAGATGCCGCTGTCGCTGAGAGCGAGCAAAGATCTTAAGATTATGCAAGCTGGTGCGTGGTGAACATTATCAAGCTTCGGGGTAATAATCACTGAATACTCTGGAAATCATGTGTTAGTGGGTGCTTGATGAAGAAATGGAGGACCATTTCAAACGAATTATCATTTCGCGTCGTGACACTTCAAAATCGTAAAAGCCTCTGTATATATTGTTTTCTAGAAACGCGAGTTTCAGCAATGTTAGTTTATGTGTTAATATGGCCTGTTTCTATAAATAATGCGTAAGAATGAAGCTGATATCCTTTATTAGTagtttctcatatatttttttcacatctaaAGGTATACTTCTGATCCTTGATTATACGCTTCTTAATCATGGTATTCTGACTGGCAATATATTCCAGACACAATATCAAATATTGGGTGCCATTAGAACAGATTAGAACAGATCAGTCTGAAAGTTTTattaaggtatatatatatatatacagcacATGTTTTATTGAAGTACGTCCGCCCTGCAGCTGATCAGCGGACTTGCCCCAGGTCCACCTAGCCTGACTTTGGGGCCATGGCATCTCTCATGTGCTTTTGGTCACGATGATCGACCTTGTGCTCTACAATATCATCGCCACGGCTTTCATCTGTGGACCTCTTTACGCCATTATGgtcctgatcatgatcatgatggcCGTCGCCTTCCTTGCCGTCCTTCATGTGGTTGCCATAATCGAAGT
This genomic interval from Juglans regia cultivar Chandler chromosome 3, Walnut 2.0, whole genome shotgun sequence contains the following:
- the LOC108990629 gene encoding stem-specific protein TSJT1-like; the protein is MLAVFEKAIGKPPEELKLPSMGTLENMKSRQEIAKIIRSLWPESMVMYNLPNGNFMAMSHENESPLQPRSNVVKDDIFCIFNGILMNTPELRRHYGLSRQATEAMIVVEAYKVLRDRAPYPPDQIIKDLEGKFAFIIFDATSGRLFLARDREGRVELEWGMGSDGSLVCSNDPNLIREACGKSCAPFPPGCIFMNGSGLLSFDHPLHRVRAIVREDDNGHICGVIFQVDLYTRLPSIPRTGSAANWADAAVAESEQRS